CGACGGGTGCGAACTACAGCTATACGGACAACGGCTTGACCAACGGCACGACGTATAACTACAGTCTGGTATCGGTGGATGTGAACGGCGCCCGTCAGGCATTGGCGACGCTGTCGGCGACTCCGAGCGGATCTGCAGTCATTACTGAGTACGCCTTGCATCAGAACTATCCGAACCCGTTCAATCCGACGACGAACATCGCGTTCGACATGGTTGAAGCGGGCAAGGTGTCAATCAGTGTTTTCAACGTGATGGGCCAGAAGGTTGCCGAGATCGTGAACGGCAATATGGAAGCGGGCCGTCATGTCGTGAACTTTGACGCGACGGGTCTGTCGAGCGGTCTCTATCTGTACAAGATGGAAGCCAACGGCTTCACGGCTCAGGCGAAGATGGTGCTGATGAAGTAGCCAGCGTGGACGCTGGACCCAATGAGCTGACGCGAACGCGAAAGCTTATTGGAAAACCTTGAGACAGCGCGGGGCGAACCGAGAAGGTTCGCCCCGCTTCTATTATGGGTGTTGCCAAACCTCCACATCGGGCGCACAGGGTGAAATAAGACTAAAAAAGTCACATTTAAGAGGTTTACAAACAGAAGTTTATAGCAATTCGGTGGGTCATGTTTACTGGGCAATGTTTTTCAGAAAGATTGTGCAGAAGTATTGTCAGGGAATGCCTTATAGACTATATTAACACTACTTTGACCAATAAAGTGATAGTTTCGTGCAGAATTCCCATTAACAGGAGAGAGAGAAAAATGAAAAAGATTGTGACATTGTGTACCATGCTGGCCATGGTCGCGTCGGCGGCCTTTGCCAGCGCAGTAAAGTCCGAAAAGGGGCCTGAAGCAACGCGTCAGATCATTCACAAGCTTGACCAGAGCAAAGTGAAGCCTCTGCCGGTCATCAATAATGTTGATGAGCGTGAGATGCTGAAACTTGAGCTGGAAGCCTTGAACGCGGGAATTGCTTCGATGCTTGAGAAGGGTGAGGATATTTCGGCTCACAAGGCTCGCGCCAATGAGCTGTACAGTTTGTTGTACCCGGCTCGCGGCGCGGAGCGTCTCGACCAGGGTGGTGAGGATTGCGGGACGGCGGTGGTCGTAGGCGGGATTCCGTACTGCGATGAAGGTTCGACAGCCGGCACCTTAGATGATTATCAGGGCGACTGCTTCTTCAATGGCGGTTCCGGCGACGTTGTGTATGCATACACTCCGACGGCGGACGTTGTAGCGACCGTTTCGCTTTTCGGCTCCAATTATGATACCGGTCTCCACATTTGGAATGGCTGCCCGACCTCGGGTGGAACTCAAGTTGCCTGCAACGATGACAACAGCGGGTTGCAGTCCTGCTTAACGGTCACCTTGTTGGCGGCCACCACGTATTACATCATTGTTGACGGCTATGGCAACAGCACAGGCAACTACATCATTAACATTTCCGATGACGGTGTATGCGGCAGCGCCTCATGCGCGGCAACTTGCGACGATCCGGGTCCGGTTTCCGATGATTGCGCCGGAGCGATTGAAGTTCCCGTACCGTCCGTGCAGTACGGTTCGACAGTCGGCATGGGTAGTGAAGCACTTGGATTTTGCGGAACGAGCGACGGTACGGGCGGCGGCGTGTGGTATAAGGTCCGTGGCAACGGCAACACCTACACCGCTACGACTTGCGATCCCTGCTCGGACTATGACACGAAGATTCGCGTGTTCACCTGCGGCTGCGACCTTAATACTTGTGTTACCGGCAATGACGACAACATCTGCGGCGGGGGCTTTTCATTACTGTCTTCGGTGACGTGGGCGACGGATCCGGGCGCGATGTACTGGATTCTGGTTCATGGTTTCGCCTCCGACGCCGGCAACTTTGGCTTGGTACTGTCGGATGACGGAATTCCGTCGAACGGAGATGGAATTGATTGCCCGTGCCATGACGAAACGCTTGCGGCGCCCGGCTCCACGTCGGGCAACACGACCGGTGCGGGCAACGACTGCGCGACGCGTGGAACTGAAGATTGGGTTGTTGAAGTCAGCATTCCGTATGCGGATGAATGGCGCTTTTCGCTGTGCGGTTCCGGCTACGATACGTACTTGTTCCTTGGAACGGACTGCTGTCTGGGCGATATCGCATCGAACGATGACTTCTGCGGCCTTGGCTCAGAAATCTGCACGTTCGTACCTGAAGGCTTGATTTATGTTACGATTGAAGGCTGGTCAGGCAGCGGCGCTTGGACTCTGAATGTTGAGCCGTGCGTTCCGCCGGTTGGAAGCTGCTGCTACACGGTTCCGGGCGGCGACGTCTGCACAGGTCCGGCATGTGTTGACAATGTGAGTGAAGGTGAATGTGCTCAGCTGGGCGGTGTTTGGACTCGTGACGGATTGTGCGGCGACGGCGGCTGCTTGTGGAATGCCCCGTGTGTCTGCTCCTGCAGCGAGCATCCGAATTCGCATGCGACCTACGCGGTTGACAACACGACGTATCCGATCAGCGAGACGATTCCGACCACGTGTGTGACGATCAATGTGCCGATTGAATATCAGATCACTGATTTGAACGTCAGCCTTGATCTCTATCATACGTACGATGGCGACCTCGACATAACGTTGGAA
The nucleotide sequence above comes from bacterium. Encoded proteins:
- a CDS encoding T9SS type A sorting domain-containing protein, with amino-acid sequence AVAGNGLVTLNWNTLSETDVDHFELSRNGSVVANVAAMNSATGANYSYTDNGLTNGTTYNYSLVSVDVNGARQALATLSATPSGSAVITEYALHQNYPNPFNPTTNIAFDMVEAGKVSISVFNVMGQKVAEIVNGNMEAGRHVVNFDATGLSSGLYLYKMEANGFTAQAKMVLMK
- a CDS encoding proprotein convertase P-domain-containing protein, translated to MKKIVTLCTMLAMVASAAFASAVKSEKGPEATRQIIHKLDQSKVKPLPVINNVDEREMLKLELEALNAGIASMLEKGEDISAHKARANELYSLLYPARGAERLDQGGEDCGTAVVVGGIPYCDEGSTAGTLDDYQGDCFFNGGSGDVVYAYTPTADVVATVSLFGSNYDTGLHIWNGCPTSGGTQVACNDDNSGLQSCLTVTLLAATTYYIIVDGYGNSTGNYIINISDDGVCGSASCAATCDDPGPVSDDCAGAIEVPVPSVQYGSTVGMGSEALGFCGTSDGTGGGVWYKVRGNGNTYTATTCDPCSDYDTKIRVFTCGCDLNTCVTGNDDNICGGGFSLLSSVTWATDPGAMYWILVHGFASDAGNFGLVLSDDGIPSNGDGIDCPCHDETLAAPGSTSGNTTGAGNDCATRGTEDWVVEVSIPYADEWRFSLCGSGYDTYLFLGTDCCLGDIASNDDFCGLGSEICTFVPEGLIYVTIEGWSGSGAWTLNVEPCVPPVGSCCYTVPGGDVCTGPACVDNVSEGECAQLGGVWTRDGLCGDGGCLWNAPCVCSCSEHPNSHATYAVDNTTYPISETIPTTCVTINVPIEYQITDLNVSLDLYHTYDGDLDITLESPSGTIVHLFDQHGGSGDNILCATFDDEAANAIGGGLAPFNGSWIPFAALSAFDGENAVGDWLLCVTDNFGGDIGYILGVCLSFEYDEILPVAFGGFDAVAGNGLVTLNWNTLSETDVDHFELSRNGS